From bacterium, one genomic window encodes:
- a CDS encoding rhomboid family intramembrane serine protease, whose translation MFFVLPVQEGNPPKKFPFVNLGLIALNFYVFFRTFFRPDFDRLVDLHGFVPLHPHLRDVLTSMFLHAGFAHLLGNMYFLYVFGDMVEAKIGRANYLLAYLLSGLGACYLQFAVDPRSPIPLVGASGAISGICALYMIYFPWQRMRLQFFFLIFPLFSLPARAFLVVGFWILEQYLMAVSSTPQMGGVAFWAHVGGFLTGIALLFFVTPSKKRTA comes from the coding sequence TTGTTCTTCGTCCTTCCCGTCCAAGAGGGCAATCCCCCGAAGAAGTTCCCCTTCGTGAACCTGGGGCTCATCGCCCTGAACTTTTATGTCTTCTTCCGGACCTTCTTCCGCCCGGACTTCGACCGACTGGTGGATCTCCATGGCTTCGTGCCGCTCCATCCCCACCTGCGGGACGTCCTCACTTCCATGTTCCTGCACGCGGGCTTCGCCCACCTCCTGGGCAATATGTACTTCCTTTACGTGTTCGGGGACATGGTCGAGGCCAAGATCGGGCGGGCGAACTACCTCTTGGCCTACCTGCTCAGCGGCCTGGGGGCCTGCTACCTCCAATTCGCCGTGGATCCACGCTCGCCGATCCCGCTGGTGGGGGCCTCCGGCGCCATCTCGGGCATCTGCGCCCTCTATATGATCTACTTCCCCTGGCAGAGGATGCGGCTCCAGTTCTTCTTCCTCATCTTTCCCCTGTTCTCGCTCCCTGCCCGGGCTTTCCTGGTGGTGGGTTTCTGGATCCTCGAGCAATACCTGATGGCCGTTTCTTCCACGCCCCAGATGGGCGGTGTGGCCTTCTGGGCCCACGTGGGGGGCTTCCTCACCGGGATCGCGCTTTTGTTCTTCGTGACCCCATCCAAGAAGAGGACCGCGTAG
- a CDS encoding NAD(P)-dependent alcohol dehydrogenase, producing MPSAKSYAAHKAKEPLKPFDLQRREPGPHDVLIDILFSGVCHSDLHQVRDEWGFGAYPMVPGHEIVGKVEAVGAQVTRHKVGDAVGVGVFVDTCRTCASCKEGLEQYCEGTIIWTYGGVEKETGKPTYGGYSTQVTVDENYVLRIPVGIPLPQAAPLLCAGITTYSPLKHWGAGPGKKVGVLGLGGLGHMGVKLAAALGAEVTVLSSGSKKKEDAARMGAKHFADMSDPRSFANLAGHFDLIVDTVSADHDLTKYAELLKRDGTLALVGLPAKAPAVTPFALTAKRRSIAGSQVGSVKETQEMLDLCGKKGIGADVEVIPMQKINEAFERMLRNDVRYRFVIDMASLKG from the coding sequence ATGCCGAGCGCAAAATCCTACGCCGCCCACAAAGCCAAGGAGCCCTTGAAGCCCTTCGATCTCCAACGCCGGGAACCCGGGCCCCACGATGTGCTCATCGACATCCTCTTCAGCGGCGTCTGCCACTCGGACCTGCACCAGGTGCGGGACGAATGGGGCTTTGGCGCCTATCCCATGGTGCCGGGCCACGAGATCGTGGGAAAAGTGGAGGCGGTGGGCGCCCAAGTGACCCGCCACAAGGTCGGGGACGCGGTGGGCGTGGGGGTCTTCGTGGACACCTGCCGCACCTGCGCCTCCTGCAAGGAAGGTTTGGAGCAATACTGCGAGGGCACCATCATCTGGACCTACGGTGGCGTGGAAAAGGAGACCGGCAAGCCGACCTACGGCGGCTATTCCACCCAGGTGACGGTGGATGAGAACTATGTGCTGCGCATCCCGGTCGGCATTCCCCTTCCCCAAGCGGCGCCCCTGCTCTGCGCGGGTATCACCACCTATTCTCCCCTGAAGCATTGGGGCGCCGGCCCGGGCAAGAAGGTGGGCGTCTTGGGGCTTGGCGGTTTGGGCCACATGGGGGTGAAGCTCGCGGCGGCCCTGGGGGCCGAGGTGACGGTGCTGAGCTCCGGCTCCAAGAAAAAGGAGGACGCGGCAAGGATGGGCGCCAAGCATTTCGCCGACATGTCCGACCCCAGATCCTTCGCCAACCTGGCGGGCCATTTCGACCTCATCGTGGACACGGTCTCGGCGGACCACGACCTGACGAAATACGCCGAGCTCCTCAAGCGGGACGGCACATTGGCATTGGTGGGTCTTCCGGCCAAGGCCCCGGCCGTCACGCCCTTCGCCCTCACGGCCAAGCGCCGCTCCATCGCGGGTTCCCAGGTTGGAAGCGTGAAGGAGACCCAGGAGATGCTGGACCTTTGCGGGAAGAAGGGCATCGGGGCGGACGTGGAGGTCATTCCCATGCAGAAGATCAACGAGGCCTTCGAACGGATGCTGAGGAACGACGTTCGTTATCGCTTCGTCATCGACATGGCGTCGCTCAAAGGCTGA